In the Triticum aestivum cultivar Chinese Spring chromosome 2B, IWGSC CS RefSeq v2.1, whole genome shotgun sequence genome, GCGCCaccgccgagccctccctctccccgtacgccgccgccgagcccttccCACTCCAATCACTCACTATCCCGATGGCCGCACGTTTCCCCGGCGACTCTGCggcggccaatggcttcggccgccgctcgctccacgAACAGGAGTCTtggctcctgttcgaggccaacatctcggcgccgccggacatgcgcacCGGGACGACGGGGTTGAGGCTGAGCAACGGGGAGTGCccgttcccccgttgcccgacgccacgACGCGCCCCCACTACTTCGCCGCCAATGGAGCGGGAGAGCTAGATCGCCGCCCTGCGGCGCTTCGAGCAGCGCCGCCGGGTCCGCGAAGAAGGAGGAGTCGTCatcctcgacgacagcgacgaggacgacgcgccgccgccgccgccaccagtccgccacggcgacgccgggcaggggtccagcaggggcggccgcgtcaaagaggagaaggccgacggcggcggcggcgatgatggCGGCGACGAAGGCGACTACTCCGCTTTCAGTGATTTCTTTTTTTAGTTTATGTTTGTAAACGCGTCGCGAAACAATATATGCCAAAGTTTGCCAAAATTTAGACTTGTTTTCACCGAACTTCGCTGAACTtattgaattttaaaaaaaatcagacgCGTCTGGGGGAGGACCTGGGCCAACGactgggggccaactcgcccccaggccctTTTTTAGCGTCGGCTCGCCCCCAgacggcgattttaggcgccccctgaggggccaacggctggagatgctctaattagCCGAACCCTGCGCGTTCGTCCAAACCCCGCGGGCTCGTTCATGAAATTTCTACCGTAACAACTTACGACCAGAGTCCACCGCTTCGTCAGGGGTCAAACCATTAATGACTCACTGCATGGTAACGAATTACTACCCCATCCATCTTTTTTACTTCTGCCAATTAGTGAGCATGTAGTAATTTTTATCATGTAGTAATTAGGGATCAAACCATTGATGACTCATGTAGTAATTCGTTACTACATGTAGCAATTAGGGATCACACCATTGATGACTCACTACACTGCATGATAAAGAATTACCATCCCATCCATTTTTTTACTACTTCCAATTAGTGAGCATGTAGTAATTCGTTACTATATGTAGAAATTAGGGATCAAACCATGGATGACTGTAAAGAATCCACGTCCATTACCACCTATACTTAATCTATTACTGTCACTCATTAATGACCTCATAGTCGGGATGTCGTGACCATGCATGGTAACAAAATTAAACGTGTTACTTTTTCTTGCACACAACATTACCCTCAACAAATTAGTGGCGGAGAGGAGGCCTTCCAGACGCGACCTGCCCGCTTAATGAGGAATGGCCGGAGCGGCAAGCATTCTGCACGCTCGCTCACGATAGCGCCAccgtatgtgtgtgtgcgcgcgtgcacacacacacacatagatatatgttttgtTTTCACCGTTGTTTTCTCCCTCAAATCGTTCTGTTCAATCATGAGCGTTTACACACACATAGATATTCGTTTTGTCTTCACCCTTGTTTTTTCCCTCAAATCTTTCTGTTCAATCATGACCGTTTTCGGGTAGAGCATAATATTTGTACAGTTTCCTCAGAATGGATAAAGTTACATAATTTTTGTCCACGGATAAAATTTGAAGTGGGGTTATTCTATTATTTTCATCATCTACTGGTAATTGTGGCAACATAAGAGTTTCGAGTGCTGTATAATGCATTCCTGTCATTAAATATGGGTATATGTGTCTTTTCTTATGGCTAGTAGGCCCTGGATATCTAAGTACTACTGCGTACTGTGAAGGGAGGAACTAATACCAttttagtttatttcctttttgcaCACTTGATCACAATCGAAATAAATGTGACACCTGTTGTCGACCAGTTTTGAGTGAGTAATAAGGGTGCAATGAATCACATGTGAGACACTGATGAAGAGACCGTGCGCTTGATATGGATGGGTATATACCTTGAGTAAGACAGCATCGGCGGATGGAATGGATTCAAACATGTCACCGGCGACGAAACTCAGGTTGTCATCACGGGCGGCGGCCTGCCCGGCAACGACAACGTGAGGAAGGTCCATGACTGTGCACTTGATGCGCGGGAAAGCCTTAGCAATCACTTGTGTGCCCGCGCCATTGCCACCACCTACATCGACGAGCGATCTGAGACCGCGGAAGATGCGGCCCTTGTCGACAATAATGACCTCGAGGAAGACCTGGCTATCGGCGGCCATGGAGTTGTTGAGGACGTCGTTGAACCTGGCGTCCTTGCTCACCATCTCCCACTGGGAGCAGCCATGTGCGAGCTCGAAGAGGGAGGCGGCGCCGGTGGCCTCGGGCTCGGTCCTGAACCATTCAGGCATGCTGAAGAAGGAGGAGACGACGAGAGGGTTGACGCAAAAGGGAACCATAGGGGACAGGTTGCACCAGCCGACAAGGAAACGGCAGGCCGTGGTTAGCCCATACACCACGGTGTCACCATCCCCGGCGCCGGCAGTGGCGGTGAAAATGCCAGAGGTGGTAAGCAGTTCCATCACGCGCTGGAGGTCGGCAACCTTACCGGGATGTACCTTTGCGTCTGCCTCGATGTTGGCGATGGTGGCGGTGCCGCCGCGGCGATGGATGGCCTCGGGGATGCCTAGATCAACCACACACCTGAGCGACATGGATTTGACGTAACCGAGCATGTGGTTTTGGAGCTCGGCAAGAGCTTGGAGCAACTCCTGCGGGCTCACTTCGGCCAAGAGCTTAAGCGTCATGTTGCCTAGGCCTTAAGCTGACAACTCTTTTGTTAGGCTGCTTAAGCTACACAACTTCACTGCAAATGAAAGCTCGATGTGCGTGTACTCCTTGCCTTGCCAATGGCTTTTATACACGGCCAACTGGTTAGTGTTGGAACATATTGTCCTCACTTCTCTAACTGTTCAGATCAGCTCTTGGTTTCTACAGATACAAATAAAATTTGTGACACAAAAAAATCTAACTACCAAGGTATGACCATAACTTTAAttttaagaaaataaataaagaaggtAAATGTACTTGCGACCAATAGAAAACTAGAGAATAACCCACGCGTTGTTGCCGAAATTGGTTGATAAAAATTTGGGTCAAAAACATGAGAATCAAAATTTAAAATACAAATGACTTCTTATATTTAATTATGTATATCTGCTATTTTTTTTTACTTAATATAAGTAGAATAGTTGAATGGGAACCATTTTTCCATGCATAATTCAATGTTGTGGTAGGTCTATtctcatgcatggttgcatgtcgAGGTGGGATTTATCCCATTCTTAATTATATGGTATGGCGTACTTACATGTTAAGATAAATAAATTATTGGGGATGACCTTTTTAGGTACACAACATAAGCAAAGAAGCAGAGAGTTAGGGCATCTAGAGTTGGACCCCTCAAAGCTTCCCTAAGACGTCCAGGCGTACAGCCCGGTCACCATCACATAGCAAAATGGCCACCCTGTCGGATCCCCCACGACCCGCCCAAACGTCCAGATTGTTTGACACCCCAAACCCAGCCCATATGTGGAGCAGATATGGGGTGGTACGGATGCCCGATGCGGCCGCCATGTCGGACCATCCCATGCTGGCCTAGTCTGACCCCACATATACCACGCTATCATCACCTCAAACCAAACCCTAGAGTAGTGTTGACCGCTCCACTCACATTCCAGTCAGCTGCGCTTCCATCCCCGTGCCATCATGGCCAGCTCCGGCGGCGAATCCGGCAACGAGTCCGACCCCATCGACTAAGACGCGTTCCTAAGAACGAACCAATCTTCACCCCCGACAACAAGGAGCTCACTTTCTGCATTGCGTCATGCCGGTAGCG is a window encoding:
- the LOC123040060 gene encoding acetylserotonin O-methyltransferase 1-like; translated protein: MTLKLLAEVSPQELLQALAELQNHMLGYVKSMSLRCVVDLGIPEAIHRRGGTATIANIEADAKVHPGKVADLQRVMELLTTSGIFTATAGAGDGDTVVYGLTTACRFLVGWCNLSPMVPFCVNPLVVSSFFSMPEWFRTEPEATGAASLFELAHGCSQWEMVSKDARFNDVLNNSMAADSQVFLEVIIVDKGRIFRGLRSLVDVGGGNGAGTQVIAKAFPRIKCTVMDLPHVVVAGQAAARDDNLSFVAGDMFESIPSADAVLLKNILHDWGHDDCVKILQRCKEAIPARNAGGKVIIIDMVRGSANGDRKINEMEAIQNSFMMYITGVEQDEIEWKRIFSDAGFSDDYKILPVLGPYSVIEIYP